The Bifidobacterium coryneforme genome segment TATCATGCTGCTGAGGTCTTCGGCACCAAGCCGCTCAACCCCACCGCCGATAAAGTGGCCCGTTAGGCGGGGTTTTGGTTCTGGCTTGGGCGGTTCAATGACCAGCTGGGCGGCTTTCATGGCCTTGACGCGAGCCTCCTCGATTGGGGCCCCCTGGCGAGTCTGGGCTATAAGGGTCCGCCTGTATGGGATTGACCGGGGACTGCTGATGCCGATGCCGTCCTGCTCCATGAACTCATGGGATTCGTACCGCGTCGGGTATTCGAGGGCCTTGGATGCGGCGGATGCCTGCGTTGACGTCCCCGCTGAGCATCCACCGGCCCGTCTCGTTGTTCGCGTAGAAACGTCTGACGGATTCCATCGCATCGGCCAGGTTCGCGTCGGCCCGAAGCTCCTCATGAAAGGTGCGCGCCTCCAGGTCGGTGATGGGTGCGTTGCCGTGGTGCGCCCGGATCTTGGCAAGCACGAGGGTGCTTTCAGCGAGGGTTAGCATGCGGGTATCTCCTTTCTCGGGATCTGCGGAATTTCCTCTTGCACATACCGGGCTATGAGGGCGGCGTTCGCATCCTGGTTCTGCTGAGCCCTGCTCGCCTGCCGGTCCGGCTGCCTGGCCCGCGGTTTGGGCTTGTTCTTCCAGCCGCCATCGTGGAGCCATTTGGATGCGGCGGGAATGTACCGGGGGTCCCGTTGTTCGTCCCGGAGCATCTGGGCTCCCTGAAGCAGGGCGACGAGGTTCACGCGTTCCGTCCCGGTCCGGCGCAGGACGCGTTTGAACTCGCGGACGGCGGCATCAGGGTAGTCGTGGTTCGGGTAGAGCGACCAGAACTGTCGGAACTGGGCCGCCTCATCCGACGACGGCTCCCTGACGGGCTGCCGGTCGGCGTCGGCCCCCGTTGGGGGGTTGGGGGATTTATTGTCGGGTAAATGTTCTTGTGTTCTGGTGTTTTTGTGTTTAGTCCGGTTCAACTCGGATTCATCACGATGAGTCGCTGTTGAATCTCTGTTGAATCTGCGCTTTCGATAGTTTTCTGCGTTCCTTTCCCTGCTTTTCTCCACCTGGTCACGCCTGCTGTTGTGCTCCGTGTAGTCATGGATCACGTACCCACTGTTGCCGTCCGGCTCCAACAACTCGACCTTGCACAGCGCGTTGATCTCCTCATCGGTGACCCCGAGCACATAACGAAGGTCACGATCGGGGATGCGACCGTCTGTCAGATTGTCCGAGCAGTAGGCGATGGCGAACACGAACGCCCCCACCGCAGATGGGCAGACGACACGTAGCTCCTTGACCTTCCCGTTCAGGTAGAAGTCGTTCTTCAGCTTCGCGTAACCGCGTCTACCGGCCATGACAGCCCTCCTTTCTTTCTTCCTTCCTCATTGGCATCCGCATAACTTGGACTGTCCGCCCGTCAGGTTCCGCCCGGCCTTGGTGCCGATCTGCCCTCAATCGCACCGGCATACTCGCATGATGTCGGCCCCGCGCCGTCCCGCATAGCCGAGCATGGTCAGCATCCCGAGCCGCCAGTCCCTGGGAACCTCGATACGGCGCACGTACCCGGGGAACAGGACCCCGTCCCCTGGAAAGTCGCATGCAGTTCTGCTCGTCCTCGGCAGGCTGGCACCCCCGTGCCTGAGGGCGGACCTCGACCTCATAGCCCTTGCTCCGCGCCAGGCGGTGCGCCATAGCCTCCTCGCCTTCCGGAAAGGCGGAAGACCACCATTCTGTGGTCGGCCAGTGAGAACCGGTCGGCATTCCTGTTGTAGGGTCTTCCGGCGGATCATGCCCTCGGGGTCGCTTATACGGTCACGCAGGTACCGCAAGACGGCGGTCTCGAACCTCGTACCCTTGTCCTTTCTTCCGTCTGCTTATGCGTACGCCTCCCAGGACGGCCACCCGCAGCCCAAGCAGCGGCCCACCATGCCGACCGCGCCACCGCACTCGGGGCACACGCGGTCAGGCTCGGGCGGCGTCTCAACCCCGGCGAACGGATCAAAACTCAGGTTCGTCATTGCCGCCCCCTACCCACGGGTCCTGTTCCGGCGCACCTGTTTGTCCACCTGCCGGTCCCGGTGCGCACGAGGCCGATGACGCGGGAATCGGGGACGCTCCCCCACCCCACGAGAACTGCTCGCCGAACCCAGCACCGCCGCCCGAATTGCCGCCACTATTATTGTTCCGAGTCACCTGGGCGGTGCTCCGAGTCAGGGCCGGGCCAATCTCGTCCAGGCACAGCTCCACGAACATACGGTTGTTGCCATTGCGGTCCTGGTAGGAGCGCTGCACCAGACGGCCCTGGGCAATCACCCTCATGCCCTTGGTCAGGCTCGCCTGCATGTTCGAGGCCAGGGGCTGGTGCTGCGTATCCCATGCCGAGCAACGCATGAACAGAGCATCCCCGTCCTCCCACTGACCCGACGTCCTGTTGAACTGCCTGGGCGTGGAGACGATGGTGACATTCGCCACTCTGCCCCCGTTCGACGTCGACCGAATCTTAGGGGCCGCCGTCAGGTTGCCGATGATGGTAATGATGGCGTCTCCGGCCACGTCAGGCCTCCTTCTTGAAGTCGTCGATTACAATCGGGTTGTCCTCGCTCCGGTAACGGCGAGTGACAGGATGTGAACGCTCGGCTTCCCAGTTGCATGTATAGCCATGCCAGATGGTCTTGGCACACGACGGAGACCAGCACTTGCAGCACTCGCCCTGGGTGAGCCGGGAACAAGTCGAACAAGGACAGCCGGCCCTGGTTGATAGCGTCATGAGTCGGCATCCTCTCGATGCTCCGGGCAGCAGTAGAGCCGGTCCAACACATCTCCCCTCTGCCAGCCGTACTTGACGATTCCCAGGTCGAAAGCGGTTTCCGCGTCGTCGACTCCGCACACCAGCTGGTGCAATTCGGAGCGAAAACGGGTGCCGTCGATTACGTGCCCGTCCCTGTAGATGGAGATAAATCTGATGCAGTTGGGCACATCGCAGTCGAACCGCCACCCGTCCTCGGGGACGTGCACCGTATAGCCATGCACCTTGAGCTTGCTCATGAGCGCTCACCCCTTTCCATGCACCAGCCGAACCCTGCCAGGGCGGCCAGGTCAAGCAGACCAAGCTGAGGGTGTGCGAGCGTCCAGCAGGAAGCGAACACGCACACCGCGCCGCAGAAACCGGCGGCGCACAGCCAGAGGAAATCAACGAGAGGCATCATCGGAATCACCCACCTTGCCGAGTTCATCAAGTATCCTGTCCGCCTCGGCGGGCGTCAGATTCGCGGAGCCCAGGTTGCCCGTGATCTGCCTGCCGATCAGGCGGCTCACCGTCTCCTTCTGCTCGGCTGGCACGTTCACCCCCGCCGCCACCAAGGCCGCGCGGATACGCGTCAGGGACGACTCCGGGGCCGAAGCGAACCGCTGCCTGCTCACGAACCCCCGCTGCTGGCGCTCCTCCTCCCGGGCCGCCGCCTGCTCCGAGCCGCCCTCGTCACCCGAAGCCAGGTTGAAGGCACTCGTGATCGCGTACCGCTTGCAGCTGGTCCAAGTGCCCGCGTCCTTCTTCACATCCTTCCCCGTCAACACGCAGGGGTAGTCGAGCAGATCCTCGGCCTGGCCCGTCTTCACGTCCACGACCCGGACGCGCACCGCGTTATTCGCCAGGTGCGTGGACAGCCACAGGTCCTGCTTCGCCAGGGCGTCGGTGACAGCCTTGTACAGGTCGTCGATCGTCGAGTACCTGATCCGGTTGCCGCTGATGGTCAGCTGGCCGGACTGTTCCGGTTTCATCTCCATGCGCGCCTTCTGCAGGCGCTCCCACACCGTCAGCTCCTGCTCAGCCTGCTCCTGCTTTGTCTTGTTTTCCTGACCGCTCATACTTCCATCTCCTCGTACTCTCTGTCGATCCGCCAGCCGGGGAACCCCACCGTGCGGGGAGTCTTGTCCAGCCCGTACTCCCCCATGCGCTGCTTCCAGTCGTCCGGACTGTCACGCCTGAACCCGGCCAGCTCATCCAACGCCTGCGCGATACGCTCACCGGCCAGCACGGTCTCCGGGCCATCCTCGTCCATCCGCCACACCATGTAGTCGTAAGGACGCTTCTTCTCCTGCACCACGAACTCGAACCCGAGCAGGCCCTGGAAACCGGTCAGCCGGTACAGCATCATGTAGAAGGCCGCCTGGATGTGGTAGCCGAAACGGGCCGCCTCGCCGGGGAACTCCCTCGGGTCCGCGCTCGTAGTCTTGTAATCACGGATACGCAGCACCCCGTCCTCGTCCGGACCGTCAGGCAGCCAGTCGAACTTGCCCTTCAACCGCAGCCCACTCCCCGGGTCGTCCGCGACCACCACCATCTCCGGCCTGCCGGGAAGCGACCTGAAATACGGGGCCGAAACAGCCCCCATCTTCCGCAGACGCTCCCTGTCACCGGAGGAGACAACCACCGCGTCCGAAGCGCGCAGCTCCTCCATCAGGGCCTTGCCCGCCTTCGTACGCAGATTCGGCCTGTCGACGACCTCCGCACCAGTGCCCAGCACCCGCGCATGCGCCGCCTTGCCGAAATCCAGAGCATCACCGGACACATCCAGACCATGATCGAGATAATCCACATACGACAACGGCGACACCATGAATCGCTTCAACGCAGACTGATCCAACGCCGGGTCAGCGAAGTACTCCCGATCCGCCATCTCCTTAATCTCAAACCCCATCAGTTGTCCCCTTCAATTCGGCCTTCAATCACGGTGTCGCTGTCAAACCTGGCGCGGACATGCATGCCCGTTATTTCCCCCGGGTCCAAGCGGTCAAATAGAACACTCATTTCCTGTTTCCTTCACGATTGTTTTGTTTGATTCCCTTGACTTGCGCCTGCTCCTCAACGTGCGGTGACGATGACGACGACCGGCATTCACAGCATTGACAGCATTCACGCGAATTCGCGACCAACACCCACCGCGACAACCGCTCCACCTTGTCCGCCGCATCATCAAGCACCCTGTCCGCCTCGTCAAGATCGGACGGTCTGCAATAGTTCCGTTTCCCCAGACGAATCACATGGTCACCGCAGAGCGTTTTGAACGTACGCTCCGGTATCCCGCCCACATACTCACGGGCCTCCTCCTCACACAGCAATGCCCTGCTCATACCGCCATCCCCACATCCGAGAGACGGTACCGGGAGCAGGCGTGCCCGCTGGGACTGATGCCCTCACGGTCCGCGCACAAGACCAGGCCCTTACGCACGAGCTCTGGAAGACGACTACGAACCGTGCTGTCCGCCAGCCTGCGCCCCAACTGCTGCTCCACCTCAGCCTCAACCTCCCACTGCGTGAAAGGCCCCGGTCTTTCAGAACACAGGCGAGACAAAGCCTGCAGGGTAAGAGCCTGCATATGACCAGTCCTCACCTCAGCCGCAGCCGCAAACGACGTCTCAGGATTACCCCTTCGCGTCGGAGCGGTTGATACACTGAAATCCGACATTGATTGCTTACCTACTTTCTTTGTCATCGCCGCAGTGGCAGCTGCGGCATTCTTCTTACTTGGGCAAGAATCAGAGGCGATGACGATAGGACTCGAAGCATGATCATCTCTTCCATCGGGGTTGCGACAGGTCCCTCCGGGTGAGACGAAACGACAAGTTCGAGCAGTCCTTCACCTAGCCTTAGCCAATCCACCTCACGCCACCAGACTGCTGTCAGACAAATCTTGCTTACGCATGGCAGCATCGAACTCAGCTGATTTGATCAAGTCGTTAAAGGTGATACCCAGCCATTCAGCCACCTGATTCAGATCCTCGGTCGAAAATGGCTTTTGAAACCTGAACCGCTCGTATACGTATTTCGGGTCCCTGCCCAGTGCCTTTGCCACGTCCTTACCGCTATATCCGCAACGGGCCGCTTCCGCCCTCACTGCCCGGATCACCCGAGTGGAGGATTGCTTGAGTCTCATTTTTGGCACATCCTGATAGTGCCATATTTGGGACTATCTGTCAACCAAGAACGGTACTTATTGCAAAAAGTGCCAAAATTGACTACTATGAGGAACATGAAAGAGATAGACGCATTCACTGACCAGGCGATCAAAACGATTGAGTCCACCAGGCAGGAAGTGGGCATGACGACTCAGGAACTCATCCAACGTTCCGGAATCAGACGATCCACGTTCTTCAGAAAGATGCGCGGGGATACCAGCTTCACCACCGAGGACATCGATGCGCTGGCCAGAGCCATGGGAGTCGACCCATTCCTTATCCTCAGCGACGCGGCCGAAAGAGCCGATGCAACCAAAAGAACCGACATGGATCTCTCCTGGCTCCCCGAGGAGGAGAAGGTGGCCTACGTGCTCGGCAAGGTCAAGGCAGACGACCAGGCGTTGGCGGCCATGAACGACCCGAACAAGGAGAAGGAAGCAGAAGGCGGCGATGGCAGATAAGGGCCCGAGGCTCCTGGACGGCCTGACGTCGACGATGACATACGGGCAGATGCGCTGCTACACCGACACCCTGGACGTCACCATCAGCAGCGCACTCCTGCCGGAAGGCATGACCGGCTTCTACGATGAAGCCACCAGAACCATCCTCATCGACCGTAGGCTTACTTACTGCCAGAAGCGCTGCACACTCGTCCATGAACTCATCCATTGGCAGCATGCCGACACCACCCGCTCAGGCGTGTACGGGTCGCGCATAGAGAACCGAGCACGTCGAGAGACCGCACTCAAGCTCGTGGATCCAATCGAGTACCAGACCGCCGAAACCATCTACGAGGGGGACTCTTACCAAATTGCCTGCGAACTTGACGTGACCCTCCAGATTATTCAGGACTACCAACGGATACTCGACACAAACCACTCGCGCTACAACGCAACACGTTAATCGAATCAGCCATACTCGCCATACAAAACGACTGATGGCCTGCTTACAGTCACAGAGGACAAGAAGCCATCATGAACCCACTGTCGCAGCCGCATTAGCGCCCGTACTGACGTTGTCAGTCTGCGGCACTGCCGAGACCACGACCAATATGAAGGACAAACCGGCAGCGATCCCGCAGATTCGCCAAGTTAAACAGTAAGTGAAACATCGTCAAGCAGGTGGACGACGAGACCGGCATCACCGGTGAAGACGGCAAGGACGTGGCCATCTGGACGGTGGCCAAAATCATCCCCGACCCGACCTGCTCAGACCACGAACCTCGACAGCCGGAGCACGACCATTTCGTCGAATTTGACATAACCGCCACAAGAACCGAGAAATACAATCCCGCCAAATACGGCCCATTGGATGTCGGCACCACATACCGGCGGCAGCTCATCCAGAAAGACGGCATACAGTGGAACGGGATGCTTGGACCCATGGCCGCATAATCCCCCATGACGCAAACAGACAAACTGCCAGACTCGTTGAACCCGTCAGCAAAAGCACAGGGCAAAGTCATATTCGACATACCCTCATTGGATGGAACCCTGCACTACCCGCAAATGGGCAAAGCGGATGGACGGAGGTACCCGCTCCAATGAAATACGACATGCCCCCAGCCCCCGGCGCTCGTTAAAGGCCCACACCACATGCAAACGGAAAAGCGGGCGAAGAAAGCCCTCATACCCGGATACGGGAAGAAGGACATGGGCTGGGTCAAGAACAGAGAAAGACCACGTTCAGCCTCTGGGACCTGCTCAAGTAGAAGGCGTTTATCTGCCCCACTTCGGCAGGGTCTTCTCGCTAGCACACAATTGCGTTTTGCGAATATCGGCTTCTACCCCTAACTTTTCCGAACTTCATGCTGACACATTCCGAGCAGGAGAAGATTCTTTATACCACAAGCGCAAAGTCTTCCGTCTCTTTTTAACGTTTTCCTTTGCTATCATGCTATTCTATAAGGATGCCGGAAGAAAAAAGCAAGTTCCTTAAAGAAATGGTGCAGTTATCTCGTCTGGGACTGGAGAACAAACAAGACGATTTACGAATGTACCTTACTAGATTGATCAAGCGATATCGTCATACTCAACCAGAGTTCTCAAATCAACTTTCACAACTCCTGCATACTAGTTCTCCTACTCAAAGAGTTATACCTCCACGCGAGTTTCCAAATTATTCGTCCATGGCTATACAAGACGCATCCTCAAATGAAAAGCCACATCTAAATAGCGTGATTGAATCGCAATTAAACGAAATCATAGTAGAACGAAAACAAGCAAAGGAATTGTTGAAAGTAGGATTGTCGCCTGTCTCTTCTGCAATTTTTACTGGTGCCCCCGGAGTAGGAAAAACAATGGCCGCCAAGTGGCTTGCGCATGAGTTGAATTTTCCTTTATACAGACTTGACCTTGTTGCGTCCGTATCGAGCAAATTAGGAGAGACCGGCATAAATTTGCAGACAGTTTTCCGCCAAGCATCCGCTGAACCTTCAATATTGTTCCTAGACGAAATAGATGCGGTGGCCAAAACTAGATCGGACGTTCACGATATAGGAGAGATGAAACGGTTAGTTACAGTGCTGCTCCAGTTGCTTGATATGTGGAATCCTCAGGGAATAGTTTTAGCGGCAACAAATAATCCGGAGCTGATCGACCCGGCTGTATGGAGGAGATTCGAACTCAAAGTCGACTTTCCGATGCCGACTCAAAAAGACTTATACGAAACACTTAAAGCAGATACTGCCTTATGGAAAAATAGTATGAACGATACATACTTGGAAATGCTGTGTATAGTTCTGTCTGGAAAATCCTACAGCGAAGCAAGATTATCACTGTCATCTATTAGGAAACAGTCAATTATCACAGGAAAGTCTATGGAAATGGCAATTGTTGATTATGTCTCGGCACATGTAGCATCGATGTCTCATCGCAATCGTATACAGTTGGCAACAAAACTAGCTGTTGGAACGGATCTTTCGCAGCGCGCCATTGCAGCAGCCACGGGGGTTAGCAAAGAGACCATACGGAAGTACAGAAATCAAAGTAAATCTGAGGAGGAAGGCAGATAATGGTACGGCATTATCTAATAGGCAGAGGCGAACGTCTCACAGAGATCGTAAAAATCCCACAAGGTGGAGGAGAATCTAAACCGGTATATTCTTACGAGGACTCACGTGAACGGCTACTCCCTGAACTCCAAGGATTAATTAACTCCTTTAGCACCAATCAGCTATATGCTCCAGATGAAATACACGTGGCACAATTCATCCTTCATCCAAAGTACATCGCGAAATCCTATCAGCCCACAGATCTTTTTGACTCATTTAGTATGCGACTTCTTGGTAGCCGACCTTGTCGTATTGTTACGCAGGACCGCCCTGATGAATCACACATTTCTACATCTCTCCTCATTGCAGGGAAACGCCATTCTTTTGTCGATCTCCTTACAGATTTGCAAAAAAAGGCCACCGTGGACAAAAGCGAAGCTCTGGCTAGCGTTATACGTATTGAAGAGATTCGCTCCTTTGATGCAGTCGATAAGATTCACACGGCAGTAGGCAATGATGATTGGTATGAACTCGTGCTTCACAAGTTCGATCGCACCTATGCGCCTAATAATACTCAAGGATTGCATACTCTTGCAGGAGAACTTGAAGTTGAGATTAAAGATAAGTTAATCTTCGAAGCGAATAACTTGGTGTTCTACCCCGTACATGGAGCAAAAAAAGGAGTAGAACAGCTAGCCAAGTACTCCACTATCCGTGCAATAAGACCGATGCCGAAGTTACGGATGGAGCCAATGGGGGATACACTGCGTTCTTTCCCTACTTCCGTACAACTGCCACTATTCCAAAAAAGCAACAATAGAGGGCCTGCAATCATTGTTCTCGACGGTGGACTTCCCGACGACTGCCCAATTAATGATTGGGTTGAGCGGTACAGTCTATCCAATCCCGATGCGGATAATGTAGATGATTTTGCTTCCCATGGATTAGCGGTATGTTCTGCGTTGCTCTTCGGAAACATAAGAGGAGTTCCCGAACCACTTCACACACAGATATCAGTGGCCAGGGTTATAGATAGTTCTTGTAAAGAGGATGACCCTCTAAGTCTATATAAAGCACTCGCAAATATAAAATCAGAGTTAGAGACAGGGGCCTATGATTTCGCGAATCTCAGTTTAGGGCCTGAACTCCCAATTGAAGACGACGACGTCAGCGCTTGGACTGCCGTACTTGATTCGCTGCTCGTAACGGGAGAGTGTCTTGTCACTGTTGCAGTAGGTAACAATGGTGAAAGGGATCAAAATTCAGGCAATGCTCGTATTATGATTCCAAGCGATTGCGTCAATGCTATGAGTGTTGGGGCGGCAACTTCTGAAGAAGATGAGTGGGATCGTGCCCCTTATTCTGCAATCGGTCCTGGGAGAAGCCCGGGAATAGTGAAACCAGACGTAGTGGCTTTTGGTGGCGTAAAGGGGCATGAATTCCATGTGCTGACTCCAGGCAGATCTCCTCACGTTGGCAGCATAATGGGAACAAGTTTTGCTGCACCTCTTGCTCTTCGTAAGGCCGTGCAAGTTTATGAGGCCGGGGAAGGTTCGCTCTTGCCACTGACAACCAAGGCGTTACTAATCCATACAGCGGAACCCCATGAGACAAAAGACAAAGACGAGACGGGATGGGGACGCATATCTTCTAATGTTGAGAACATTGTGACGACAAATAATGGTGAAGCCACGATTGTGTACCAGGGTCATTTAAACCCTGGAAAATACCTACGGGCACGGATACCAATACCTCAACAGGTGTCTCAAATATCCGAGAAGGTCGAAATATCGGCAACGTTCGCTTTTAGTTGTCCGGTTGATCCACAATCGCCGGATGTGTATACGCGGGCAGGCCTTACCCCTACCTTTAGGCCAAAAACATCACTTACTGGGACGGGCACTCATCCCTCTTCCCAAGCATTTTTTACATCAAGAGATACATCGACTCTATACCCAACCGAGGAGCAACAGCGCAAGGATCAAGGCAAATGGGAGACGGTACGTCATTCGAGCATCCGAAAACTTGGAACAAGTTTGAGCAATCCTGTGTTTGACGTTCATTATATTTCTCGGAAGAGTGGCGGAGTAGCCAAAAATGCGGAACCGATACCATACTCCTTAATAATCACGCTAAAAGCACCTAAGATATCAAACTTATCTGAGTTGATACTCAATGAGTATCAACAGCTCATTGAGCTGAAGCCCACAATCGATGTCAGCGATATCGAAAATTGATGATAGAAGGTGCTAGAAAGCCGCGTTCTCATAAGCTAATCGCACGCCACATAAAAGGAGTCGTTAACTTATGAGAAC includes the following:
- a CDS encoding S8 family peptidase — translated: MAQFILHPKYIAKSYQPTDLFDSFSMRLLGSRPCRIVTQDRPDESHISTSLLIAGKRHSFVDLLTDLQKKATVDKSEALASVIRIEEIRSFDAVDKIHTAVGNDDWYELVLHKFDRTYAPNNTQGLHTLAGELEVEIKDKLIFEANNLVFYPVHGAKKGVEQLAKYSTIRAIRPMPKLRMEPMGDTLRSFPTSVQLPLFQKSNNRGPAIIVLDGGLPDDCPINDWVERYSLSNPDADNVDDFASHGLAVCSALLFGNIRGVPEPLHTQISVARVIDSSCKEDDPLSLYKALANIKSELETGAYDFANLSLGPELPIEDDDVSAWTAVLDSLLVTGECLVTVAVGNNGERDQNSGNARIMIPSDCVNAMSVGAATSEEDEWDRAPYSAIGPGRSPGIVKPDVVAFGGVKGHEFHVLTPGRSPHVGSIMGTSFAAPLALRKAVQVYEAGEGSLLPLTTKALLIHTAEPHETKDKDETGWGRISSNVENIVTTNNGEATIVYQGHLNPGKYLRARIPIPQQVSQISEKVEISATFAFSCPVDPQSPDVYTRAGLTPTFRPKTSLTGTGTHPSSQAFFTSRDTSTLYPTEEQQRKDQGKWETVRHSSIRKLGTSLSNPVFDVHYISRKSGGVAKNAEPIPYSLIITLKAPKISNLSELILNEYQQLIELKPTIDVSDIEN
- a CDS encoding PD-(D/E)XK nuclease family protein, encoding MGFEIKEMADREYFADPALDQSALKRFMVSPLSYVDYLDHGLDVSGDALDFGKAAHARVLGTGAEVVDRPNLRTKAGKALMEELRASDAVVVSSGDRERLRKMGAVSAPYFRSLPGRPEMVVVADDPGSGLRLKGKFDWLPDGPDEDGVLRIRDYKTTSADPREFPGEAARFGYHIQAAFYMMLYRLTGFQGLLGFEFVVQEKKRPYDYMVWRMDEDGPETVLAGERIAQALDELAGFRRDSPDDWKQRMGEYGLDKTPRTVGFPGWRIDREYEEMEV
- a CDS encoding AAA family ATPase; protein product: MPEEKSKFLKEMVQLSRLGLENKQDDLRMYLTRLIKRYRHTQPEFSNQLSQLLHTSSPTQRVIPPREFPNYSSMAIQDASSNEKPHLNSVIESQLNEIIVERKQAKELLKVGLSPVSSAIFTGAPGVGKTMAAKWLAHELNFPLYRLDLVASVSSKLGETGINLQTVFRQASAEPSILFLDEIDAVAKTRSDVHDIGEMKRLVTVLLQLLDMWNPQGIVLAATNNPELIDPAVWRRFELKVDFPMPTQKDLYETLKADTALWKNSMNDTYLEMLCIVLSGKSYSEARLSLSSIRKQSIITGKSMEMAIVDYVSAHVASMSHRNRIQLATKLAVGTDLSQRAIAAATGVSKETIRKYRNQSKSEEEGR
- the ssb gene encoding single-stranded DNA-binding protein, giving the protein MAGDAIITIIGNLTAAPKIRSTSNGGRVANVTIVSTPRQFNRTSGQWEDGDALFMRCSAWDTQHQPLASNMQASLTKGMRVIAQGRLVQRSYQDRNGNNRMFVELCLDEIGPALTRSTAQVTRNNNSGGNSGGGAGFGEQFSWGGGASPIPASSASCAPGPAGGQTGAPEQDPWVGGGNDEPEF
- a CDS encoding helix-turn-helix domain-containing protein, encoding MKEIDAFTDQAIKTIESTRQEVGMTTQELIQRSGIRRSTFFRKMRGDTSFTTEDIDALARAMGVDPFLILSDAAERADATKRTDMDLSWLPEEEKVAYVLGKVKADDQALAAMNDPNKEKEAEGGDGR